From the genome of Halomonas sp. MCCC 1A13316, one region includes:
- a CDS encoding enoyl-CoA hydratase family protein, whose amino-acid sequence MKLADLTPRHFQWRMEGDVAVIRLDRPERKNPLTFDSYAELRDTFRDLAYAEDVKAVVFTSNGGNFCSGGDVHEIIAPLVGRDMKGLLEFTRMTGDLVKAMIHCGRPIISAVDGVCVGAGAIIAMASDIRFATPQASTAFLFTRVGLAGCDMGACAMLPRIIGQGRAADLLYSGRSMSAEEGQQWGFYNRLVEAVNLEEEAIAYATRLAQGPTFAHGITKTQLNQEWSMSLEQAIEAEAQAQAICMQTRDFERAYRAFAAKQKPVFEGD is encoded by the coding sequence ATGAAACTGGCCGACCTGACACCGCGCCATTTCCAGTGGCGCATGGAGGGCGACGTCGCGGTGATCCGCTTGGACCGTCCCGAGCGCAAGAATCCGCTCACCTTCGACAGCTACGCCGAGCTGCGCGACACCTTCCGCGACCTGGCTTACGCCGAGGACGTCAAGGCGGTGGTGTTCACCTCCAACGGCGGCAACTTCTGCTCCGGCGGCGACGTGCACGAGATCATCGCCCCGCTGGTCGGGCGCGATATGAAGGGCCTGCTCGAGTTCACACGCATGACCGGCGACCTGGTCAAGGCGATGATCCACTGCGGGAGGCCCATCATCAGCGCGGTAGACGGCGTTTGCGTCGGCGCCGGCGCCATCATCGCCATGGCCTCGGACATCCGCTTCGCCACGCCCCAGGCCAGCACCGCTTTCCTCTTCACCCGGGTGGGCCTGGCAGGCTGCGACATGGGCGCCTGCGCCATGCTGCCCCGCATCATCGGCCAGGGCCGCGCCGCCGACCTGCTCTACAGCGGGCGCAGCATGAGCGCGGAAGAAGGCCAGCAGTGGGGCTTCTATAACCGCCTGGTCGAAGCCGTGAACCTCGAGGAAGAAGCCATCGCCTACGCCACTCGCCTGGCCCAGGGGCCCACCTTCGCCCACGGCATCACCAAGACCCAGCTCAACCAGGAGTGGTCGATGAGCCTGGAGCAGGCCATCGAGGCCGAGGCACAGGCCCAGGCGATCTGCATGCAGACCCGCGACTTCGAGCGCGCCTACCGCGCCTTCGCCGCCAAACAGAAGCCGGTCTTCGAGGGGGACTGA
- a CDS encoding branched-chain amino acid ABC transporter permease, with protein MTKPETQTLAARPGLPAPAANWHDRKGLVQIGLLALLLLASLAAYFLGHVYYVNLASRMTLIAMAAVGLNLAIGYGGMVSFGHAAYFGLGGYVAGISAYHAFDLTPVIGWPIDLPGSDSMLVIWLAAIVLCGLLALFIGAISLRTTGVYFIMITLAFAQMVYYFANSWPTYGGEDGLPIYLRNSLPWVDTSNALTFFLVCFGGLMLSLAITSRIMKSRFGAALTMARLNENRLATAGIAPYPIRLVAFVISAMITGLAGALYADLNGFVSPTMLSWHMSGELMVIVILGGVGRLYGPLAGAILYVMMETLLGGMTEYWKLFLGLVLLLVVLFAKYGVMGWLAGRERHE; from the coding sequence ATGACTAAGCCCGAGACTCAAACCCTCGCCGCCCGGCCGGGGCTGCCGGCGCCGGCCGCCAACTGGCACGACCGCAAGGGGCTGGTGCAGATCGGCTTGCTGGCCCTGCTGCTGCTGGCCTCGCTGGCGGCCTACTTCCTGGGCCACGTCTACTACGTCAACCTGGCCTCGCGTATGACCCTGATCGCCATGGCGGCGGTGGGTCTCAACCTGGCCATCGGCTACGGCGGCATGGTGAGCTTCGGCCACGCCGCCTACTTTGGCCTGGGCGGCTACGTGGCCGGTATCAGCGCCTATCACGCCTTCGACCTCACCCCGGTGATCGGCTGGCCTATCGACCTCCCCGGCAGCGACAGCATGCTCGTGATCTGGCTAGCGGCGATCGTGCTGTGCGGCCTGCTGGCGCTGTTCATCGGCGCCATTTCGCTGCGCACCACCGGGGTCTACTTCATCATGATCACCCTGGCCTTTGCCCAGATGGTCTACTATTTCGCCAACTCCTGGCCCACCTACGGCGGCGAGGACGGCCTGCCGATCTACCTGCGCAACTCACTGCCGTGGGTCGACACCAGCAACGCCTTGACCTTTTTCCTGGTCTGCTTCGGCGGGCTGATGCTGTCGCTTGCCATCACTTCACGCATCATGAAGTCGCGCTTCGGCGCAGCGCTGACCATGGCCCGGCTCAACGAGAACCGCCTGGCCACCGCCGGTATCGCCCCCTACCCCATCCGCCTGGTGGCTTTCGTCATCTCGGCGATGATCACCGGCCTGGCAGGGGCGCTGTACGCCGATCTCAACGGTTTCGTCAGCCCCACCATGCTCAGCTGGCATATGTCGGGTGAGTTGATGGTAATCGTCATCCTCGGCGGCGTGGGCCGACTCTATGGCCCGCTGGCCGGGGCCATCCTCTACGTGATGATGGAGACCCTGCTGGGCGGCATGACCGAGTACTGGAAGCTGTTCCTCGGCCTGGTACTGCTGCTGGTGGTTCTGTTCGCCAAGTACGGCGTGATGGGCTGGTTGGCCGGGAGGGAGCGCCATGAGTGA
- a CDS encoding SDR family NAD(P)-dependent oxidoreductase produces MNGSTTMLGKRVVVTGGGSGIGADMALTFAEAGADVVITGRRSAPLEKVAARHSAITYAVADVTQEDDMASLFNHLGEVDIVIANAGAAESAPLSRTELDQWQRMLEVNLTGTFLTLREGLKHLRDNGRLIAVASTAGLKGYAYVAPYCAAKHGVVGLVRALAQEVAGRDITVNALCPGFTETPLLEESVATIMAKTGQSAEQARAHFQSTNPTGRLIQPAEVTATALWLCGPHSGAINGQAISISGGEI; encoded by the coding sequence ATGAACGGGAGCACCACGATGCTGGGCAAGCGCGTAGTGGTCACCGGCGGTGGCAGCGGTATCGGCGCCGACATGGCGCTGACCTTCGCCGAAGCGGGCGCCGATGTCGTCATTACCGGGCGTCGTAGCGCGCCGCTCGAAAAGGTGGCCGCCCGCCACTCGGCGATCACTTACGCTGTCGCCGATGTCACCCAGGAAGACGACATGGCATCGCTCTTCAACCACCTGGGCGAGGTCGATATCGTCATCGCCAACGCCGGGGCGGCCGAAAGCGCCCCGCTCTCGCGCACCGAGCTGGACCAGTGGCAGCGCATGCTGGAGGTCAACCTGACCGGCACCTTCCTCACCCTTCGCGAGGGGCTGAAGCACCTGCGCGACAACGGCCGGCTGATTGCCGTGGCTTCCACCGCAGGGCTCAAGGGCTACGCCTACGTGGCGCCCTACTGCGCCGCCAAGCACGGTGTGGTAGGCCTTGTGCGCGCCCTGGCCCAGGAGGTGGCAGGCCGTGACATCACCGTCAACGCGCTATGCCCCGGCTTCACCGAGACCCCGCTGCTCGAGGAAAGTGTTGCCACCATCATGGCCAAGACCGGCCAGTCAGCGGAACAGGCCCGCGCCCACTTCCAATCGACCAACCCCACGGGGCGTTTAATTCAGCCCGCCGAGGTCACCGCTACGGCGCTGTGGCTGTGCGGTCCGCACAGCGGCGCCATCAACGGCCAGGCGATCTCCATCTCGGGAGGCGAAATATGA
- a CDS encoding bifunctional salicylyl-CoA 5-hydroxylase/oxidoreductase, which produces MRIACLGGGPAGLYFAISMKLHDPGHDIVVIERNRPDDTFGWGVVLSDETLDNLAANDAVSAARIREHFAYWDDIAVIHDGVKTVSTGHGFCGIGRQRLLILLQERARELGIELRFENDVPEERIDDLRREFDLVLAADGLNSRTRQRYAEHFRPDIDVRACKFVWLGTHQTFNDAFTFIFEKTEHGWVWAHAYQFDADTATFIVECSEATWQAFGFGEMSQQESIAVCERIFARHLGGHALMTNAHHIRGSAWINFPRVLCERWSFDNVVLMGDAAATAHFSIGSGTKLALESAIALAGYLHSEPDMTSAFARYEEERRTEVLRLQSAARNSTEWFEQVERYLDLDPVQFNYSLLTRSQRISHENLRLRDPQWLTSAERWFQTQANNEGSARAPMFAPFRLREMTLANRVVVSPMAQYKAVDGRPTDWHFVHYAERAKGGAGLVYIEMTCVSPEGRITPGCPGLYAPEHEAAWKRLCDFVHAETPAKLCAQIGHSGPKGSTQLGWQEMDAPLTEGNWPILAASAKPWSERNQVPKAMDRSDMDRVRDEFVAAAQMADRAGFDMLEVHAAHGYLLSSFITPLTNRRDDEYGGSLENRMRYPLEVIRAVRQAWPAHKPLSVRISANDWVGDEGVTPDEAVGIARLLKTAEVDIVDVSAGQTSTRARPMYGRMFQTPFSDRIRNETGMATMAVGNIYQADHVNSILMAGRADLVCLARPHLADPYWTLHAAAGIGDGECDWPAPYRAGRDQLQRLAERGEGWT; this is translated from the coding sequence ATGAGAATCGCCTGCCTCGGCGGTGGCCCCGCCGGCCTCTACTTCGCCATCAGCATGAAGCTGCACGATCCCGGTCACGACATTGTGGTGATCGAGCGCAATCGCCCCGACGATACCTTCGGCTGGGGGGTAGTACTCTCTGACGAAACGCTCGACAATCTGGCCGCCAACGATGCCGTGAGCGCGGCGCGCATTCGCGAGCACTTCGCCTATTGGGATGACATCGCCGTGATCCATGACGGCGTCAAGACGGTCTCCACCGGCCATGGCTTCTGCGGCATCGGCCGTCAGCGGCTGTTGATCCTGTTGCAGGAGCGTGCCCGCGAACTCGGCATCGAGTTGCGCTTCGAGAACGACGTGCCGGAGGAGCGCATCGACGACCTGCGCCGCGAGTTCGACCTGGTGCTGGCCGCCGACGGGCTCAATTCACGCACTCGTCAGCGCTACGCCGAGCACTTCCGGCCCGACATCGACGTGCGCGCCTGCAAGTTCGTCTGGCTCGGCACTCACCAGACCTTCAACGACGCCTTCACCTTCATCTTCGAGAAGACCGAGCACGGCTGGGTGTGGGCCCACGCCTACCAGTTCGACGCCGACACCGCGACCTTCATCGTCGAGTGCAGCGAAGCCACCTGGCAGGCTTTCGGCTTCGGCGAGATGAGCCAGCAGGAATCCATTGCCGTATGCGAGCGAATCTTCGCCCGCCACCTCGGTGGTCACGCGTTGATGACCAATGCCCACCACATCCGCGGCTCGGCGTGGATCAACTTCCCTCGCGTACTGTGCGAGCGCTGGAGCTTCGACAACGTGGTGCTGATGGGCGACGCTGCGGCCACCGCGCATTTCTCCATCGGCTCCGGCACTAAGCTGGCGCTGGAGAGCGCCATCGCCCTGGCGGGATACCTGCACAGCGAGCCCGACATGACCAGCGCCTTCGCTCGCTACGAGGAGGAGCGCCGCACCGAGGTGCTGCGCCTGCAGTCGGCGGCGCGCAACTCCACCGAATGGTTCGAGCAGGTCGAGCGCTATCTCGATCTCGACCCGGTGCAGTTCAACTACTCGCTGCTGACCCGCTCCCAGCGCATCAGCCACGAGAATCTGCGCCTGCGCGACCCGCAGTGGCTCACGAGCGCCGAACGCTGGTTCCAGACCCAGGCCAATAACGAAGGAAGCGCACGGGCACCGATGTTCGCGCCCTTCCGATTGCGCGAGATGACCCTGGCCAACCGGGTGGTGGTTTCACCCATGGCCCAGTACAAGGCGGTGGACGGAAGGCCCACCGACTGGCACTTCGTGCACTACGCCGAGCGCGCCAAGGGCGGCGCCGGCCTGGTCTACATCGAGATGACCTGCGTCTCGCCCGAGGGGCGCATCACGCCGGGCTGCCCGGGGCTCTATGCCCCCGAGCACGAGGCGGCGTGGAAGCGACTGTGCGATTTCGTGCATGCCGAGACGCCGGCCAAGTTGTGCGCCCAGATCGGTCACTCCGGCCCCAAGGGCTCGACACAGCTGGGCTGGCAGGAGATGGACGCGCCGCTGACCGAGGGCAATTGGCCGATCCTGGCGGCTTCCGCCAAGCCCTGGTCGGAGCGCAACCAGGTGCCCAAGGCGATGGACCGCAGCGACATGGACCGCGTGCGCGACGAGTTCGTCGCCGCTGCGCAAATGGCGGATCGCGCCGGCTTCGACATGCTCGAGGTCCACGCCGCCCATGGTTATCTGCTGTCTTCGTTCATTACGCCGCTGACCAACCGCCGCGACGACGAGTACGGCGGCTCGCTCGAGAACCGCATGCGCTACCCGCTGGAGGTGATCCGCGCGGTGCGCCAGGCGTGGCCGGCCCACAAGCCGCTGTCGGTGCGCATCTCGGCCAACGACTGGGTCGGTGACGAAGGCGTGACGCCGGACGAGGCCGTCGGTATAGCGCGTCTGCTCAAGACCGCCGAGGTCGATATCGTCGACGTCTCCGCCGGGCAGACCTCGACCCGCGCCCGGCCGATGTACGGGCGCATGTTTCAGACCCCCTTCTCCGATCGTATTCGCAACGAGACCGGCATGGCGACCATGGCGGTGGGCAACATCTACCAGGCCGACCACGTCAATTCGATCCTGATGGCCGGCCGCGCCGACCTGGTGTGCCTGGCCCGCCCACACCTGGCCGACCCCTACTGGACGCTGCACGCTGCAGCCGGCATCGGCGACGGCGAGTGCGACTGGCCGGCGCCCTACCGCGCCGGCCGCGACCAACTGCAGCGTCTGGCCGAGCGCGGCGAGGGCTGGACATGA
- a CDS encoding MarR family winged helix-turn-helix transcriptional regulator: MTASLPKPESLSKERLRLWLRMLRVTRQVEAALREKLRLEFDSTLPRFDVMAALFREREGLKMNELSKRLRVSNGNVTGIIDRLAEDGLVERIAIEGDRRATLVRLTADGRDAFTTMAAAHEDWVDALLDGVSAEDAHHIGELLHRLPADTGEQRQ, from the coding sequence ATGACAGCTTCGCTGCCGAAACCGGAAAGCCTGAGCAAGGAGCGCCTGCGCCTGTGGCTGCGCATGCTGCGGGTGACGCGCCAGGTGGAGGCGGCGCTACGCGAGAAGCTGCGCCTGGAGTTCGACTCCACCCTGCCGCGCTTCGACGTCATGGCGGCGCTTTTCCGCGAGCGGGAAGGGCTCAAGATGAACGAACTCTCCAAGCGGCTGCGCGTCTCCAACGGCAACGTGACCGGCATCATCGACCGCCTGGCCGAAGACGGTCTGGTCGAACGCATCGCCATCGAGGGGGATCGCCGCGCCACCCTGGTACGCCTGACCGCCGACGGACGCGACGCCTTCACCACCATGGCGGCAGCCCACGAGGACTGGGTCGATGCCTTGCTCGACGGCGTCAGCGCAGAAGACGCCCATCATATCGGCGAGCTGCTGCATCGCTTGCCGGCCGACACGGGAGAACAACGCCAATGA
- a CDS encoding branched-chain amino acid ABC transporter permease, protein MTLFIEQLINGLQLGTMLFLMASGLTLIFGVMGLINLAHGSFYMVGAYATALVSATTGSFLVGLAAGIAVAAAVGALVELIVIRRLYHRPHLDQVLATFALILIFSEGTRWLFGSSPLWLNPPASLSGSVTLPGDLRYPIYRLVIIAVGIAVAVGLYLLISRTRLGMRIRAGESDREMIGALGVNIARLYTLVFAMGAALAGLAGAMVGAMQSVQVGMGEPVLILAFVVIVIGGIGSIKGALYGAILVGVVDTLGRVFLPSFFGQFMSPSEAAGVGSALAAMLIYILMAVILAFKPKGLFAAHD, encoded by the coding sequence ATGACACTATTTATCGAACAGCTCATCAACGGTCTGCAGCTCGGCACCATGCTGTTCCTGATGGCCAGCGGCCTGACCTTGATTTTCGGCGTGATGGGGCTGATCAACCTGGCCCACGGCTCCTTCTACATGGTCGGCGCCTACGCCACGGCACTGGTCAGCGCCACCACCGGCTCCTTCCTCGTTGGCCTGGCGGCCGGCATCGCCGTGGCCGCTGCAGTCGGCGCCCTGGTCGAACTGATCGTGATCCGCCGGCTCTATCACCGCCCCCACCTCGATCAGGTGTTGGCCACCTTCGCCCTGATCCTGATCTTCTCGGAGGGCACCCGCTGGCTGTTCGGCTCCTCGCCGCTGTGGCTCAATCCGCCGGCGTCACTATCGGGCTCGGTTACCCTGCCGGGCGACCTGCGCTATCCCATCTATCGGCTGGTGATCATTGCCGTGGGGATCGCGGTGGCGGTAGGCCTGTACTTGCTGATCTCGCGCACTCGGCTCGGCATGCGCATCCGCGCCGGCGAGAGCGACCGCGAAATGATCGGCGCGCTGGGCGTGAACATTGCCCGCCTCTACACCCTGGTCTTCGCCATGGGTGCCGCGCTTGCCGGCCTCGCCGGAGCCATGGTCGGCGCCATGCAGTCGGTACAGGTGGGGATGGGCGAGCCGGTGCTGATACTCGCCTTCGTGGTGATCGTGATCGGCGGCATCGGCTCGATCAAGGGTGCGCTCTACGGCGCCATCCTGGTCGGGGTCGTCGATACCCTGGGGCGGGTGTTCCTGCCGTCTTTCTTCGGTCAGTTCATGAGCCCTTCGGAGGCCGCCGGTGTCGGCTCCGCGCTCGCCGCGATGCTGATCTACATCCTGATGGCCGTGATTCTCGCCTTCAAACCCAAGGGACTATTTGCCGCCCATGACTAA
- a CDS encoding acyl-CoA dehydrogenase family protein: protein MSDKSFLDWPFFEARHRDLAKRLEAWCQRELPRDHGDVDATCIQLVRDLGRAGFLEGTAGDAIDVRSLCLIRETLARHDGLADFAFAMQGLGTGAISLYGSDEQKQWLDRTRRGEALAAFALSEPRSGSDVAQLDTTAERDGDGYRLNGEKTWISNGGIADLYTVFARTGEGPGAKGLSCFLVPADTPGFKIRERLETISPHPLARLGFNDMHLPASAMIGQPGQGFRIAMAVLDVFRSTVGAAALGFARRALDESLERARSRELFGASLADLQMVQGHLAEMALDVDAAALLVYRAAWTKDMGAERVTREAAMAKLYATDRAQDVIDKAVQLHGGDGVRKGHIVESLYREIRALRIYEGASDVQKVVIARSCLTQ, encoded by the coding sequence ATGAGCGACAAGAGCTTTCTCGACTGGCCGTTTTTCGAAGCCCGCCACCGCGACCTGGCCAAGCGCCTGGAGGCGTGGTGCCAGCGCGAGCTGCCCCGCGATCACGGCGACGTCGACGCTACCTGCATCCAGCTGGTGCGCGACCTGGGCCGGGCGGGATTCCTGGAGGGCACCGCGGGCGACGCCATCGATGTGCGCAGCCTGTGCCTGATTCGCGAGACCCTGGCCCGTCACGACGGACTGGCCGACTTCGCCTTCGCCATGCAGGGCCTGGGCACCGGCGCGATCAGCCTGTACGGCAGCGACGAACAGAAGCAGTGGCTCGACCGCACCCGCCGTGGCGAGGCGCTCGCTGCCTTCGCGCTGAGCGAACCGCGCTCGGGCTCCGACGTGGCCCAGCTCGACACCACCGCCGAGCGCGACGGTGACGGCTACCGCCTCAACGGCGAGAAGACCTGGATCTCCAACGGCGGCATCGCCGACCTCTACACCGTGTTTGCCCGCACCGGCGAGGGGCCCGGGGCCAAGGGGCTCTCCTGCTTCCTGGTGCCAGCCGATACGCCGGGATTCAAGATCCGCGAGCGGCTCGAAACCATTTCACCACACCCGCTGGCGCGGCTCGGCTTCAACGACATGCATTTGCCGGCGAGCGCCATGATCGGCCAGCCCGGTCAGGGCTTTCGTATCGCCATGGCGGTACTCGACGTGTTCCGCTCCACCGTGGGTGCCGCCGCCCTGGGCTTCGCCCGCCGTGCGCTGGACGAGTCGCTGGAGCGGGCGCGCAGCCGCGAGCTGTTCGGCGCCAGCCTGGCCGACCTGCAGATGGTGCAGGGTCACCTGGCCGAGATGGCCCTCGACGTCGATGCCGCCGCGCTACTGGTCTATCGCGCCGCCTGGACCAAAGACATGGGCGCCGAGCGTGTCACTCGCGAAGCGGCTATGGCCAAGCTCTACGCTACCGACCGCGCCCAGGACGTGATCGACAAGGCGGTGCAGCTGCACGGCGGTGACGGCGTGCGCAAGGGTCACATCGTCGAGAGCCTGTATCGCGAGATCCGCGCGCTGCGCATCTACGAGGGCGCCTCGGACGTACAGAAGGTAGTGATCGCCCGGAGCTGTCTAACCCAGTAG
- a CDS encoding benzoate-CoA ligase family protein — translation MNTPSAHADTFTRENLPPVHEWPELRLDEFDYPERLNAAVELCDRWIERGHGERVALIGNGRRRSYRELAEWTNRLAHALVEDLGVRPGNRVLIRSANNPAMVACWLAATKAGAVVVNTMPMLRAGELAQVVDKAEIALALCDTRLLEELEACAADSPFLKRVVGFDGTANHDAELDRLALDKPTDFEAVATAAEDVALLGFTSGTTGKPKATMHFHRDLLIIADGYAREVLQVTPDDVFVGSPPLAFTFGLGGLAIFPLRFGASAVLLEKATPPNMLDIIREHRATIVFTAPTAYRTMLASLDNREALASLRVAVSAGETLPAPIYHDWIEKTGTPILDGIGATEMLHIFISNRLDDHRPACTGRPVAGYEAKIVDPDMNELPRGEIGRLAVRGPTGCRYLADSRQRAYVQQGWNLTGDAFTQDEEGYFHFAARNDDMIVSSGYNIAGPEVEAALLAHEAVAECAVIAAPNGERGQIVEAFVVLSPGVEPDTDCVERLQAFVKQRIAPYKYPRSIRFVETLPKTATGKVQRFRLRQEHYPD, via the coding sequence ATGAACACACCGTCGGCCCATGCCGATACCTTCACCCGGGAAAACCTTCCTCCCGTGCATGAATGGCCCGAGCTCAGGCTCGATGAATTCGACTACCCCGAGCGCCTCAACGCCGCGGTGGAGCTCTGCGACCGCTGGATCGAGCGCGGACACGGCGAGCGCGTGGCGCTGATCGGCAACGGCCGCCGACGCAGCTACCGCGAGCTCGCCGAGTGGACCAACCGCCTGGCTCACGCTCTGGTGGAAGACCTCGGCGTTCGCCCCGGCAATCGAGTGCTGATCCGCTCGGCCAACAACCCCGCCATGGTCGCCTGCTGGCTCGCCGCCACCAAGGCCGGCGCCGTGGTGGTCAACACCATGCCGATGCTGCGTGCCGGCGAGCTGGCCCAGGTCGTCGACAAGGCCGAGATCGCCCTGGCCCTGTGCGATACCCGCCTGCTCGAGGAACTCGAGGCCTGCGCCGCGGACAGCCCCTTCCTGAAGCGCGTGGTGGGCTTCGACGGCACGGCGAACCACGACGCCGAGCTCGACCGCCTGGCGCTGGACAAGCCGACCGACTTCGAAGCGGTGGCCACCGCCGCCGAGGATGTCGCCCTGCTCGGCTTCACCTCGGGCACCACCGGCAAGCCCAAGGCGACCATGCACTTTCACCGCGACCTGCTGATCATCGCCGACGGCTACGCCCGCGAGGTGCTGCAAGTAACGCCGGACGACGTCTTCGTCGGTTCGCCGCCGCTGGCCTTCACCTTCGGCCTCGGCGGATTGGCGATTTTCCCGCTGCGTTTCGGTGCCAGCGCCGTACTGCTGGAGAAGGCCACCCCACCCAACATGCTCGACATCATTCGCGAGCATCGCGCCACCATCGTGTTCACCGCGCCCACCGCCTACCGCACCATGCTCGCCTCGCTGGACAACCGCGAGGCGCTGGCCAGCCTGCGCGTGGCGGTATCGGCCGGCGAGACACTGCCGGCGCCGATCTATCACGACTGGATCGAGAAGACCGGCACACCGATCCTCGACGGTATCGGTGCCACCGAGATGCTGCATATCTTCATCTCCAATCGCCTCGACGACCACCGCCCCGCCTGCACCGGCAGGCCGGTGGCAGGCTACGAGGCGAAGATCGTCGATCCCGACATGAATGAACTGCCACGCGGCGAGATCGGCCGCCTGGCGGTACGTGGGCCCACCGGCTGCCGCTACCTAGCCGACAGCCGCCAGCGGGCCTACGTACAGCAGGGCTGGAACCTCACCGGCGACGCCTTCACCCAGGACGAGGAGGGCTACTTCCATTTCGCCGCACGCAACGACGACATGATCGTCTCGTCCGGCTACAACATCGCCGGGCCCGAGGTGGAAGCGGCGCTGCTGGCCCACGAGGCGGTGGCCGAGTGTGCCGTGATCGCTGCACCGAATGGAGAGCGTGGGCAGATCGTCGAGGCCTTCGTGGTACTGTCTCCCGGTGTCGAGCCGGACACGGACTGCGTCGAGCGGCTGCAGGCGTTCGTCAAGCAGCGTATCGCGCCCTACAAGTATCCGCGCTCGATTCGCTTCGTCGAGACGCTGCCGAAAACGGCCACCGGTAAAGTGCAGCGCTTCCGGTTACGCCAGGAGCATTACCCTGACTGA
- a CDS encoding ABC transporter substrate-binding protein, protein MKRLASVGLGLLMTTAMAAAQAEEVKIGMITTLSGGGSHLGVDVRDGFMLAIERSGRDDIEVLVQDDGNRPDLARSLSNEFMQRDEVDILTGIIFSNLAMAVVPAAVRQGTFYISPNAGPSDLAGRMCHENYFNAAYQNDNLHGAMGAYMREQGYERPVIMAPNYPAGTDALAGFKHLYEGEVVDEIYTQMGQTDYAAEIAQIRASDADSLFFFLPGGMGISFMKQWENSGVDMPVFGAAFSFDEIIIKAVGSAAIGAMNTSLWAYDLDNEANHAFVEGFRETYDRMPTLYAAQGYDTANLILSALEKAHPDDQDAFREALREADFDSVRGEFRFGPNHHPIQDIYVREVVEGDDGQPTNRLVGIAIEDIQDVYHTQCEM, encoded by the coding sequence ATGAAGAGACTAGCCAGCGTTGGCCTTGGCCTGTTGATGACCACCGCCATGGCGGCGGCTCAGGCCGAAGAGGTCAAGATCGGCATGATCACCACCCTGTCCGGCGGCGGCTCGCACCTGGGCGTGGACGTACGCGATGGCTTCATGCTGGCCATCGAACGCTCCGGCCGCGACGACATCGAGGTGCTGGTGCAGGACGACGGCAACCGGCCCGACCTGGCGCGCAGCCTGTCCAACGAGTTCATGCAGCGCGACGAGGTCGATATACTCACCGGCATCATCTTCTCCAACCTGGCCATGGCGGTGGTACCGGCGGCAGTACGCCAGGGCACCTTCTACATATCGCCCAATGCCGGCCCTTCCGATCTTGCCGGTCGCATGTGCCACGAAAACTACTTCAACGCTGCCTACCAGAACGATAACCTGCACGGCGCCATGGGTGCCTACATGCGCGAGCAGGGTTATGAGCGCCCCGTCATCATGGCGCCCAACTACCCCGCCGGCACCGACGCCCTGGCCGGCTTCAAGCACCTTTACGAAGGCGAAGTGGTCGACGAGATCTATACGCAGATGGGTCAGACCGACTACGCCGCCGAGATCGCTCAGATCCGCGCCAGCGATGCCGACAGCCTGTTCTTCTTCCTGCCCGGCGGCATGGGCATCTCGTTCATGAAGCAGTGGGAGAACTCGGGCGTCGACATGCCGGTGTTCGGTGCCGCCTTCTCCTTCGACGAGATCATCATCAAGGCGGTGGGCAGCGCGGCCATCGGCGCCATGAACACCTCGCTGTGGGCCTACGATCTCGACAACGAGGCCAACCACGCCTTCGTCGAGGGCTTTCGCGAAACCTACGACCGTATGCCGACCCTCTATGCAGCCCAAGGCTACGATACCGCCAACCTGATCTTGAGCGCACTGGAGAAGGCCCATCCGGACGATCAGGACGCCTTCCGCGAGGCGCTGCGCGAGGCCGATTTCGACTCGGTGCGCGGCGAATTCCGTTTCGGCCCCAACCATCACCCCATCCAGGACATTTATGTGCGTGAGGTGGTAGAGGGCGACGATGGCCAGCCGACCAATCGCCTGGTGGGTATTGCCATCGAGGACATTCAGGACGTCTACCACACCCAGTGCGAGATGTGA